In Engraulis encrasicolus isolate BLACKSEA-1 chromosome 15, IST_EnEncr_1.0, whole genome shotgun sequence, the following proteins share a genomic window:
- the LOC134464243 gene encoding E3 ubiquitin-protein ligase TRIM41-like, with product MESDACFLEQSLTCTICNGIFTDPVVIKCSHSFCQDCLRRYWKNLGKLLCPICKKECSSEEPTLSLAFKNLCESVRTRRYEGQPVVQQELHCPLHDEKVKLFCLEDKQLICVICHTSKMHKKHTCSPIEEAVEDLKVIKII from the coding sequence ATGGAAAGCGATGCATGTTTCCTTGAGCAGAGCCTCACGTGTACGATATGCAATGGCATTTTCACTGACCCCGTGGTGATCAAGTGCAGCCACAGCTTCTGCCAGGACTGTCTGCGGCGGTACTGGAAGAACTTGGGAAAACTCCTGTGTCCCATCTGCAAAAAGGAATGTTCATCGGAGGAACCCACGCTAAGCCTCGCCTTCAAGAATCTTTGCGAGTCTGTAAGAACAAGGAGATATGAAGGACAGCCTGTTGTTCAGCAAGAACTGCACTGTCCTCTGCATGACGAGAAGGTGAAATTGTTCTGTTTGGAGGACAAGCAACTAATTTGTGTCATCTGCCACACATCCAAGATGCATAAGAAGCACACCTGCTCTCCCATCGAAGAGGCTGTAGAAGACTTAAAGGTGATTAAAATTATTTAA
- the LOC134464244 gene encoding zinc-binding protein A33-like translates to MSWFYRLECTKPLSKPEDLTGTLIDMVQHICFWKHQLWRQSYKPQNPMLLDPNTASPKLIVSEDLTALSHTEEEEQKRPDNPERLHIGVLGSKGFTTGLHCWDVDVGDNDSWALGVVKQSAQNKRGKAMQLEDDLWSIYYMDGKYCAGTTAWTELTVDQQPRIIRISLNCERGELSFLDLDAIAPLYTFTNVSKEALFPYFNTTSSICPLRLCFPKHACDLIAND, encoded by the exons ATGTCCTGGTTCTACAG GCTGGAGTGCACAAAGCCGCTGAGTAAGCCAGAGGATTTGACAGGCACCCTCATCGACATGGTCCAACACATATGCTTTTGGAAACACCAGCTGTGGAGACAGTCGTATAAACCGCAGA ATCCCATGCTTCTTGACCCAAACACGGCCTCTCCCAAACTCATCGTATCTGAGGACCTCACTGCACTTTCACACactgaggaggaagagcagaaacGTCCAGACAACCCAGAGAGACTCCATATCGGTGTGCTGGGGTCCAAGGGCTTCACTACTGGTCTTCACTGCTGGGATGTCGATGTTGGTGACAATGACTCCTGGGCCCTTGGCGTAGTGAAGCAGTCAGCCCAAAACAAGAGAGGAAAGGCAATGCAGCTAGAGGATGACCTATGGAGCATCTACTACATGGATGGGAAGTATTGTGCCGGCACCACGGCATGGACCGAGCTCACAGTGGACCAGCAACCCCGAATTATTCGAATTTCATTGAACTGTGAACGTGGGGAGTTATCTTTTTTGGACTTGGATGCAATTGCTCCTTTGTACACCTTCACCAATGTCTCCAAGGAGGCGCTTTTTCCTTACTTCAATACTACAAGTTCAATATGTCCACTACGCCTCTGCTTTCCAAAACATGCATGTGATTTAATTGCGAATGATTGA